The proteins below come from a single Ptychodera flava strain L36383 chromosome 6, AS_Pfla_20210202, whole genome shotgun sequence genomic window:
- the LOC139135594 gene encoding carboxypeptidase N subunit 2-like, with protein MEYTSKLVSIIYLMTVSMNGLEGCPATCSCTGTTVDCSNRGLTEVPSGIPTDTTILRLEENQLTYIGNYSFTGLSNLIELWLYSNRLEEMAAGAFSGLSQLSILNMLNNSIRALPETVFHGLDDLTYIHLKGNKLCCLHENLFSGLSNLDTLQLETNEITELPTHVFRGLGKLRILYLSYNLLSSLEENAFDEIGDRDLLGVHPKTVFHGLENLSHLYLHYNKLSYLHENIFSGLRNLDTLRLSGNELTELPARLFRGLGKLRVLHLTFNSLSSFEDNTIFHGLYNLSYLHLDFNKLSCLHENLFSGLSNLVRITLDYNDITELPASIFRGLHKLYDLYLHSNSLTILDENVFNGLNDLYGLYINENNLKALPENIFNGLNRLSRLDIFSNDITTLPGTIFEDLNNLHYLYLYNNPWSCDCRLRELRSWLDDNSYRLDFGSTAMTCESPDNHRSKSILDIPLANLTCYPIPVFYTPSKTIVAEIGDNVILDCEVESELEVDKYWMIPNGTVIHQSTEDMCSDYKIVQQGDGSLLIPFAEVDDEGSYSCVASNLEGTTLGVRVLKINRTHVTTETMSTASQKSVHTTFGPTSVVATDYTSMYTTVSVPPEMICHTNVIAGILAYFLGLITAGLGVVTFFALRYYRRAKSKRPDDNDSYENYNLGGDSSDTSADQIGHHVERSEATAKSARRANQSDRDMLPTRMSDKNKQVYANATVIEDAESGYTSISPDTFQKDIYDSLVE; from the coding sequence ATGGAATACACATCAAAACTTGTGTCGATCATTTACCTGATGACAGTCTCAATGAATGGACTAGAAGGGTGTCCTGCGACGTGCTCTTGTACTGGTACAACGGTCGACTGCAGTAATCGAGGATTGACGGAGGTTCCGTCGGGTATACCGACAGACACAACGATCCTTAGACTTGAAGAAAACCAGCTGACTTATATTGGAAATTATTCTTTCACCGGACTGTCAAATCTAATAGAGCTGTGGCTGTACAGTAATAGGCTTGAAGAGATGGCCGCTGGTGCATTTTCTGGTCTGAGTCAACTCAGTATTTTGAATATGCTCAATAATTCGATCAGGGCGTTACCGGAAACTGTCTTCCATGGCCTAGATGATTTGACATACATTCATCTCAAAGGCAACAAACTTTGCTGTCTCCATGAAAATCTCTTCTCAGGACTCAGTAATCTCGATACACTGCAATTGGAGACCAATGAAATAACCGAACTACCAACACACGTATTTCGAGGCCTAGGTAAACTGCGTATCCTATATTTATCATACAATTTACTTAGCTCTTTAGAAGAAAATGCATTTGACGAAATAGGTGATCGAGACCTACTCGGTGTTCATCCGAAGACTGTCTTCCATGGTCTGGAAAATTTATCGCACCTTTATCTCCATTACAATAAACTATCATATCtccatgaaaatattttctcagGACTCCGCAATCTCGATACACTTCGCTTGAGTGGAAATGAATTAACCGAACTACCAGCACGCCTATTTCGAGGCCTTGGTAAGCTGCGTGTCCTACATTTAACATTCAATTCTCTTAGCTCTTTTGAAGACAATACTATCTTCCATGGTCTCTACAATTTATCGTACCTTCATCTCGATTTCAACAAACTATCCTGTCTCCATGAAAATCTTTTCTCGGGACTCAGTAATCTTGTGAGAATTACTTTGGACTACAATGACATAACTGAACTACCTGCAAGCATATTTCGAGGCCTTCATAAGCTGTATGATTTATATCTACATAGTAATTCGCTTACTATCCTGGATGAAAATGTATTCAACGGGTTGAATGATCTGTACGGACTCTATATTAATGAGAATAACTTGAAAGCTCTCCCTGAAAATATCTTTAATGGATTGAACAGATTATCAAGGTTGGATATATTTTCTAACGACATCACCACATTACCCGGAACAATCTTTGAAGACTTAAATAACTTACATTATCTTTACTTGTATAATAATCCCTGGTCATGTGATTGTCGCCTACGGGAGCTGAGATCGTGGTTGGATGATAACTCATACAGGCTTGACTTTGGAAGTACCGCCATGACATGTGAATCACCTGATAATCATCGCTCGAAGTCAATTCTCGACATCCCATTGGCTAACCTCACTTGCTATCCTATCCCCGTATTCTACACACCATCTAAAACAATTGTAGCCGAAATAGGGGACAATGTTATTCTGGACTGTGAGGTGGAAAGTGAGCTTGAAGTAGACAAGTACTGGATGATTCCAAACGGTACTGTCATACACCAAAGTACAGAAGATATGTGTTCAGATTACAAAATTGTGCAACAAGGCGATGGCAGCCTGCTCATTCCTTTTGCTGAAGTAGATGACGAAGGGTCATATTCTTGTGTGGCATCTAACTTGGAGGGAACCACATTAGGGGTCAGAGTTCTAAAAATAAACCGAACGCATGTCACCACGGAAACAATGTCAACTGCTTCGCAGAAGAGTGTTCACACAACCTTTGGGCCAACTTCCGTTGTTGCCACGGACTACACAAGTATGTATACCACAGTTTCTGTACCACCCGAAATGATCTGCCACACAAACGTCATCGCTGGAATACTTGCATACTTCCTGGGTCTCATTACAGCTGGTTTGGGCGTTGTCACCTTCTTTGCTCTTCGTTACTATCGCCGGGCAAAATCCAAACGACCCGACGACAACGACAGCTATGAAAACTACAATTTAGGTGGTGACTCAAGCGATACCAGCGCCGATCAAATTGGACACCACGTTGAGAGATCGGAAGCAACGGCAAAGAGTGCAAGACGAGCAAATCAGAGTGATCGAGATATGTTGCCTACTAGAATGTCTGACAAAAACAAACAGGTGTACGCTAATGCGACTGTAATTGAAGACGCAGAAAGCGGTTATACATCCATCTCTCCGGACACTTTCCAGAAGGATATCTATGACAGTCTGGTTGAGTGA